In one Polynucleobacter sp. JS-JIR-5-A7 genomic region, the following are encoded:
- the lptA gene encoding lipopolysaccharide transport periplasmic protein LptA encodes MHRLLHIRFALSLLVLSPIANAEKADQDKPIILEAEKVSVNDVQQVYDLKGQVLLIKGSIIVTGEDGHIQVDPEGYELVDVKGSADTTASFRQRREGPADEFIQGRGTQVTYNAKTEILTITGDASLKRSLNMQMLDQLQGWKIEYDDIKERYRVTPPANAKAEDLPLARAILSPRRKATLEK; translated from the coding sequence ATGCATCGTCTACTTCATATTAGATTCGCCCTCTCCTTACTGGTGCTTAGCCCTATTGCTAACGCCGAGAAAGCCGACCAAGACAAGCCCATCATTCTTGAGGCTGAAAAAGTTTCAGTAAATGATGTACAGCAGGTGTATGACTTAAAAGGTCAAGTTTTATTGATTAAAGGCAGCATTATCGTTACAGGCGAAGATGGTCATATTCAAGTGGATCCTGAAGGCTATGAATTAGTTGACGTCAAAGGATCAGCCGACACTACTGCAAGTTTCAGGCAGCGCAGAGAAGGTCCTGCCGATGAATTTATACAAGGACGCGGGACCCAAGTTACCTACAATGCCAAGACTGAGATTCTGACTATCACAGGAGACGCCAGTCTTAAGCGCTCTCTGAATATGCAGATGCTCGATCAACTGCAGGGCTGGAAAATTGAGTACGATGATATTAAAGAGCGCTATCGTGTAACACCTCCCGCCAATGCAAAAGCGGAGGACTTACCTTTAGCTAGAGCAATCCTTTCACCACGACGAAAAGCCACATTAGAGAAATGA
- a CDS encoding SIS domain-containing protein encodes MIAKTRERTLKLARDTLTIEAAALQTMRDRLEGINADALVYAVELLHDCKGRIVVSGIGKSGHIARKIAATFASTGSPAFFVHPAEASHGDLGMVTRDDVFVALSNSGETEELLTIVPIVKRTGAKLIALTGAPNSSLAQLADAHLDTSVEKEACPLNLAPTTSTTAALAMGDALAVALLDARGFQAEDFQRSHPGGRLGRKQLMHVSEVMRSFDETPKISIHASLQDALLEMTSKRMGMVVTLDDKQKVFGILTDGDLRRLLEKNTNLSGITLQNATTASPRTIPPELLAEEAIEMMEKHRINHLVVTDQDGCLLGALNLHDLFAAKVI; translated from the coding sequence ATGATAGCTAAGACTCGTGAACGTACCCTAAAGCTTGCACGCGATACCCTCACTATTGAGGCTGCTGCGCTGCAAACCATGCGCGATCGCCTAGAAGGCATCAACGCCGATGCACTCGTATATGCCGTGGAATTACTGCATGACTGCAAAGGGAGAATTGTGGTTTCTGGCATTGGTAAATCGGGGCATATTGCTCGCAAAATTGCTGCTACCTTTGCCTCGACAGGCTCACCTGCTTTTTTTGTGCACCCAGCCGAGGCTAGTCACGGTGATTTAGGTATGGTTACTAGAGACGATGTTTTTGTTGCTCTCTCGAACTCTGGAGAGACAGAAGAATTATTAACTATCGTACCGATCGTGAAACGTACTGGTGCAAAACTGATTGCTTTGACTGGCGCACCAAATTCTTCGCTTGCCCAATTAGCAGACGCCCATTTAGATACCAGTGTTGAAAAAGAAGCATGCCCACTGAATCTTGCCCCCACAACCAGCACTACGGCTGCATTAGCCATGGGCGATGCATTAGCAGTTGCTTTATTAGACGCCCGTGGATTTCAGGCGGAAGATTTTCAGCGCTCCCATCCTGGTGGTCGCTTGGGCCGCAAACAATTAATGCATGTCAGTGAAGTAATGCGTAGCTTTGATGAGACGCCAAAAATTTCTATCCATGCTTCACTGCAAGATGCCCTACTAGAAATGACTTCTAAGCGCATGGGGATGGTAGTGACATTGGATGACAAACAAAAAGTGTTTGGCATTTTGACAGACGGTGATTTACGCAGACTGCTAGAGAAAAACACGAATCTTAGTGGCATCACTTTACAAAATGCCACTACTGCCAGCCCTCGCACCATCCCACCAGAACTGTTGGCTGAAGAAGCCATTGAAATGATGGAAAAACATCGCATCAATCATTTAGTTGTTACCGATCAAGATGGCTGCCTACTAGGTGCCCTCAATCTACATGATCTCTTTGCAGCCAAAGTAATTTAA
- the lptB gene encoding LPS export ABC transporter ATP-binding protein yields MTTDLAQNHPKATLIASNLQKRYGSRTVVRDVSIEVECGEVVGLLGPNGAGKTTSFYMIVGLVPLDAGQIILDGVNITHLPIHERARMGLSYLPQEASVFRKLNVAENIQAVLELQVQGGKPLSKGEIADRLDELLGELQIGHLRNNPALSLSGGERRRVEIARALASQPKFILLDEPFAGVDPIAVGEIQRIVRFLRDRQIGVLITDHNVRETLGICDHAYIISEGSVLAEGKPDQIIQNDAVRRVYLGENFRM; encoded by the coding sequence ATGACAACGGATTTAGCTCAAAACCATCCCAAAGCAACACTCATCGCTAGCAATCTTCAAAAACGTTATGGCTCTCGAACAGTAGTACGAGATGTTTCGATTGAAGTGGAATGTGGTGAAGTAGTTGGACTATTGGGTCCAAACGGTGCGGGTAAAACGACGTCGTTCTACATGATTGTTGGACTGGTTCCTCTGGATGCCGGTCAAATTATTTTAGATGGGGTCAATATCACCCACCTTCCTATTCATGAGCGAGCTCGTATGGGGCTCTCTTACCTTCCTCAAGAAGCTTCTGTTTTTAGAAAACTCAACGTCGCTGAGAATATACAAGCAGTCTTAGAGCTACAAGTCCAAGGTGGAAAACCCTTAAGCAAAGGCGAAATTGCGGATCGCTTAGATGAATTATTAGGCGAACTACAAATTGGCCACCTCCGCAATAATCCAGCCCTGTCATTGTCTGGAGGAGAGCGTCGCCGTGTTGAAATCGCGAGAGCATTAGCGTCACAACCAAAATTTATCTTGCTCGATGAACCATTTGCAGGAGTTGACCCTATTGCCGTAGGGGAAATTCAGCGGATTGTTCGATTCTTGCGAGACCGTCAGATTGGTGTGTTGATTACCGACCATAACGTTCGAGAAACCTTGGGTATCTGCGACCACGCCTACATCATTAGCGAAGGAAGCGTTCTAGCAGAAGGCAAGCCCGATCAAATTATTCAAAATGATGCTGTCCGCAGAGTCTACTTAGGCGAAAACTTCCGGATGTAA
- the mutY gene encoding A/G-specific adenine glycosylase: MSKALITTFSEKLIAWHARSGRSGLPWQGNRDPYAVWVSEIMLQQTQVATVLERYPRFMKRFPTVKKLAAAHIDEVLAEWTGLGYYSRARNLHACAQQVMQQFAGQFPGDPVLLEQLKGIGRSTAGAIAAFTFHARAPILDANVKRILARLFAVEGTLQDKAVNDHLWELANQLLPSKPQNMPVYTQALMDFGATWCTARKPVCLSGEKKCPFEKYCQANLSNQVLALPKKVVKAKSPEFDCDMLLVRHGNAILLQKRPSKAIWGGLWSLPESIWVAKSTPRKAAPSLKSLLEAALPEEKIAIWLKACKAVQVGPQIKHVFTHRRLWMQIWDVNASKSVEPESANLQWVPLSQLGRYGLPQPIKILLQGLSLARGDGLKN; the protein is encoded by the coding sequence ATGTCAAAAGCGCTAATCACTACTTTTTCTGAAAAGTTGATTGCTTGGCATGCACGCAGTGGCCGCTCAGGTCTGCCTTGGCAAGGTAATCGAGACCCTTATGCAGTTTGGGTTTCAGAAATCATGCTGCAACAAACTCAGGTAGCTACTGTTTTAGAGCGCTACCCACGCTTTATGAAGCGCTTTCCAACGGTTAAAAAATTAGCAGCTGCTCATATCGATGAAGTGCTGGCTGAGTGGACTGGCTTGGGTTATTACTCTCGCGCTCGAAATTTACATGCGTGTGCCCAGCAAGTGATGCAACAATTTGCTGGGCAATTTCCGGGCGATCCAGTTTTACTTGAGCAACTTAAGGGGATTGGTCGGTCAACCGCAGGCGCAATCGCTGCTTTTACTTTCCATGCAAGAGCGCCAATTCTAGATGCGAATGTCAAAAGAATTCTGGCGCGCTTATTTGCTGTAGAAGGCACACTACAAGATAAGGCGGTGAATGACCATTTATGGGAGCTAGCTAATCAGCTCTTGCCAAGCAAGCCTCAGAATATGCCGGTGTATACCCAAGCATTGATGGACTTTGGCGCTACTTGGTGTACTGCTCGTAAACCAGTTTGTCTTAGTGGTGAAAAAAAATGCCCATTTGAAAAATACTGCCAAGCAAATTTAAGCAATCAAGTATTGGCCTTACCGAAAAAGGTAGTAAAAGCAAAGTCACCCGAGTTTGACTGCGACATGCTCTTAGTTAGACATGGCAATGCGATTCTGCTGCAAAAGCGCCCAAGCAAGGCAATTTGGGGTGGATTATGGTCTTTACCAGAATCTATCTGGGTGGCGAAATCCACTCCTCGAAAAGCGGCACCAAGTCTCAAGAGCTTGTTGGAAGCGGCTTTACCTGAAGAAAAGATAGCTATATGGCTAAAGGCTTGTAAGGCGGTCCAAGTAGGTCCTCAAATTAAGCATGTCTTTACCCATCGACGTTTGTGGATGCAGATTTGGGATGTGAATGCTTCAAAAAGTGTGGAGCCTGAAAGTGCAAATCTGCAGTGGGTACCTTTGAGCCAATTAGGGCGCTATGGCCTACCGCAGCCGATTAAGATTTTACTGCAGGGATTGAGTCTAGCTCGCGGTGACGGTCTAAAAAATTAA
- the lptC gene encoding LPS export ABC transporter periplasmic protein LptC: MQLNSQRIKLNIGRTLLGLMPLIFMGALTLMTFWLVKKNTPPESSTLEPIRLHEPDYIIKNGTLSALNEQGNTKYRILGNKVTHYDDDASIDIDAPRMRLFQPDKAPVTVKSNTGHLDGDLTILELFDNASIFRPQQAATATEPASLRMLASSSYFKVLINDDIVKTDRPITLEQGMSIMNSTEGGTFDNIQQSMTLSGQVKGRIERAPRGAQ, translated from the coding sequence ATGCAATTGAATTCTCAACGGATCAAACTCAACATTGGGCGTACATTGCTGGGCCTCATGCCTTTAATATTTATGGGTGCCTTAACCCTCATGACTTTTTGGTTGGTTAAAAAAAATACTCCTCCAGAAAGCTCAACGCTTGAACCTATTCGCCTACATGAGCCTGACTACATTATTAAAAACGGCACTCTTTCCGCTTTAAACGAACAAGGCAATACCAAGTACAGAATTTTGGGCAATAAAGTGACTCACTATGATGACGATGCCTCCATTGATATTGATGCTCCACGAATGCGACTCTTTCAGCCAGACAAAGCTCCTGTGACTGTCAAATCGAATACCGGTCATCTAGATGGTGACCTAACAATCTTAGAGCTCTTTGATAATGCTTCTATCTTTAGACCCCAACAAGCAGCTACTGCCACAGAGCCTGCAAGCTTACGGATGCTGGCCTCATCTAGTTATTTCAAGGTCTTGATTAACGACGATATCGTTAAAACTGATCGGCCAATCACATTAGAGCAAGGCATGTCGATCATGAACTCGACAGAAGGTGGAACATTCGACAACATTCAACAAAGCATGACACTTTCCGGTCAAGTTAAAGGTCGAATCGAACGCGCTCCTCGGGGTGCACAATAA
- a CDS encoding outer membrane lipoprotein LolB: protein MSKLLLKSYLKGLLLFSIAYASALPGQASAQTDDIQTGQAVFEVLASEIALQRGEAGLAYNTYMEMARQFKDPRLAQRAMEIGIAGGSPELALNAAKTWDSLSPASQTKPKEVLITLLVLNNRWSDAVKPAIALLRQQTPAQQENTLLQLQDLLSKAKDESDALRAFYEITSTAKPTPKDPALLYTYAMSAEKVGRLDVMEKTLREILRKNPNDANSLNALGYSFADRNIKLPEAFALITKAHQLSPKDSFILDSLGWVNFRLGKNELALEQLQQAFRMKPEADIAAHTGEVLWAMGRRTEAEEMWQQAQKLDANNPTLKETLKRLKPDWSNADQASAGSWDGRFAVKVTGLTDAHNQGGSGGFTLTQEQLKDVLEIRNPVGGSIAKITIMPGEATLERDGQVVTAIDADTLVQNTLGLPLPARGLSNWLRGEVRPGSEASIERNAKGQVSKINQDGWDLIYTWGNKNRLEKLSMTRSSNIGSIDIRLVFDSPNE from the coding sequence ATGAGCAAATTGTTACTTAAATCCTATTTGAAGGGTTTATTACTCTTCTCCATCGCTTACGCAAGCGCCCTGCCTGGTCAGGCATCTGCACAAACCGACGATATCCAAACTGGGCAGGCAGTTTTTGAAGTCTTGGCTTCAGAAATTGCCCTGCAAAGAGGCGAAGCGGGCCTAGCCTACAACACCTATATGGAAATGGCACGTCAATTCAAGGATCCTCGCTTGGCCCAAAGGGCGATGGAAATTGGGATTGCAGGTGGCTCGCCTGAGTTAGCTTTAAATGCTGCTAAAACTTGGGATAGTTTGTCTCCAGCCTCCCAAACCAAACCCAAAGAAGTTTTGATTACGTTGCTGGTTTTAAATAATCGCTGGTCAGATGCCGTCAAACCTGCCATCGCGTTATTGCGCCAACAAACTCCAGCGCAGCAAGAAAATACACTACTGCAACTTCAAGATTTGCTCAGTAAAGCCAAAGATGAGTCAGATGCTCTGCGGGCTTTCTATGAAATTACGTCTACTGCAAAACCGACCCCCAAGGATCCAGCGTTGCTTTATACCTATGCCATGTCAGCAGAAAAAGTAGGCCGCTTAGATGTGATGGAAAAAACCTTGCGGGAAATTTTGCGCAAGAATCCAAATGATGCGAATTCTTTAAATGCTTTGGGCTATTCTTTTGCCGACCGCAACATCAAACTACCCGAAGCATTTGCACTCATCACTAAAGCGCACCAACTCTCCCCTAAGGACAGCTTCATTTTAGATAGCTTAGGCTGGGTCAACTTCCGTCTTGGAAAAAATGAATTGGCTCTAGAGCAACTTCAACAAGCCTTCAGAATGAAACCGGAAGCTGATATTGCGGCACATACTGGTGAGGTATTGTGGGCAATGGGTCGCCGCACTGAAGCAGAAGAGATGTGGCAACAGGCTCAAAAATTAGACGCTAATAATCCCACACTTAAAGAAACGCTCAAGCGCTTAAAACCAGATTGGTCAAACGCTGATCAAGCTTCTGCAGGCTCTTGGGATGGCCGCTTTGCCGTTAAAGTTACTGGGCTTACCGATGCTCACAATCAAGGTGGATCAGGTGGCTTTACGCTCACCCAAGAGCAACTCAAAGACGTTTTAGAGATACGCAATCCTGTTGGTGGATCCATCGCAAAAATTACCATCATGCCGGGCGAAGCGACTCTTGAACGTGATGGACAAGTAGTCACAGCAATTGATGCAGATACCCTCGTTCAAAACACTTTGGGACTTCCATTACCAGCAAGAGGTTTATCAAACTGGCTCAGAGGCGAAGTAAGGCCCGGTAGCGAAGCAAGCATAGAAAGAAATGCCAAAGGGCAAGTGAGCAAAATTAACCAGGATGGCTGGGACTTAATTTATACCTGGGGCAATAAAAACCGTCTTGAGAAATTAAGTATGACTCGCAGCTCGAATATTGGATCGATTGATATTCGCCTAGTCTTTGATAGCCCGAATGAGTGA
- the mutM gene encoding bifunctional DNA-formamidopyrimidine glycosylase/DNA-(apurinic or apyrimidinic site) lyase: MPELPEVEVTRLGIAPLLQGRVISAVKVLDGRLRWPVPSALTKILPGQKVHAIERRGKYLLIELDIGHLLIHLGMTGTLRVLPSSDLLKLHDRVTVEFGKLSLRLHDPRKFGAVLWHPRTKGPIEKNVLLQKLGVEPFSTEFAGELGSEILYRASRKRTVAVKQFLLAGQAVVGVGNIYCSESLFEAGIHPAKAAGKLTRPQCVRLAEAVRLILKKAITAGGSSLKDFVNSDGDPGHFMVQTKVYDRKDEPCKVCKTSIKQIVQGQRSTYFCPTCQKR; this comes from the coding sequence ATGCCAGAACTTCCAGAAGTTGAAGTCACCCGCTTGGGAATTGCCCCTCTCCTTCAGGGGCGTGTGATTAGTGCCGTCAAAGTCCTTGATGGGCGTTTACGTTGGCCTGTCCCGAGCGCCCTGACTAAGATTTTGCCTGGTCAAAAAGTGCACGCCATTGAAAGGCGCGGAAAGTACCTCTTAATTGAGTTGGATATAGGGCATCTGTTGATTCATTTGGGAATGACAGGCACCTTACGGGTATTGCCCAGCTCTGATCTTTTGAAGTTGCATGATCGCGTGACTGTGGAATTTGGGAAGCTGAGTTTACGTTTGCATGACCCCAGAAAATTTGGTGCAGTGTTGTGGCATCCAAGAACTAAAGGTCCGATAGAGAAAAATGTTCTATTGCAAAAGTTGGGAGTAGAGCCTTTTTCAACAGAATTTGCTGGAGAGCTTGGCTCTGAAATTTTGTATCGGGCATCACGCAAGCGCACCGTCGCTGTTAAGCAATTTCTGCTGGCTGGCCAAGCGGTCGTTGGTGTTGGCAATATTTATTGCTCCGAGAGTTTGTTTGAGGCAGGCATTCATCCTGCTAAGGCTGCTGGAAAACTCACGCGCCCTCAATGTGTTCGTCTAGCTGAAGCGGTGAGATTGATTTTGAAAAAAGCCATTACTGCTGGCGGCAGTAGCTTGAAAGATTTTGTGAACAGTGATGGCGATCCAGGACATTTTATGGTGCAAACCAAAGTCTATGATCGTAAAGATGAACCCTGTAAAGTTTGTAAAACATCCATCAAGCAAATTGTGCAGGGACAGCGCTCCACTTATTTTTGCCCTACATGTCAAAAGCGCTAA
- a CDS encoding PTS sugar transporter subunit IIA: MNVLTNLFNPDCIALDNPAKNRADAFAAAGELFAKQVGIDASSVVEFLNAREDLGSTALGAGVAIPHGRVKGLKQPTAAFMKLKDPIEFAAPDGELVSILIFLLVPEKATQQHLEILSSIAQLLSDSEAREKLISATDPTSVCELLQQWGNTK; this comes from the coding sequence ATGAATGTGCTGACTAATCTCTTTAACCCTGACTGCATTGCATTAGATAACCCCGCCAAAAACAGGGCTGATGCTTTTGCAGCCGCTGGGGAGTTGTTTGCCAAGCAAGTTGGTATTGATGCAAGCTCAGTAGTAGAGTTTCTCAATGCCCGAGAAGACTTAGGCTCAACAGCCCTCGGGGCTGGTGTTGCGATTCCTCACGGTCGTGTAAAAGGCCTGAAGCAACCCACTGCAGCCTTCATGAAGTTGAAAGACCCGATCGAATTTGCAGCGCCTGATGGTGAGCTTGTGTCGATCCTCATTTTTTTGTTGGTTCCAGAAAAGGCAACCCAACAACATTTAGAAATTCTCTCCTCTATCGCACAACTGCTATCAGATTCAGAGGCAAGAGAAAAATTGATTTCTGCTACCGATCCCACATCAGTCTGTGAACTATTGCAGCAATGGGGAAATACAAAATGA
- the hpf gene encoding ribosome hibernation-promoting factor, HPF/YfiA family, whose amino-acid sequence MNLKINSRHVEVTPAMRTHLEAGLAKIRKHFDHVIDASAFLVIDNAKEKDLRQSAEITIHLKGKELFAEAHNADLYHAMDAVVDKLERQVVKHKEKIQDHHHEKHFE is encoded by the coding sequence ATGAATTTAAAAATTAATAGCCGTCATGTAGAAGTTACCCCTGCCATGCGCACGCATCTTGAGGCTGGGTTAGCCAAAATTCGCAAGCACTTCGATCACGTCATTGATGCATCTGCCTTTTTAGTGATTGATAACGCCAAAGAAAAAGATCTCCGTCAAAGTGCCGAGATCACGATTCACCTTAAAGGCAAAGAACTGTTCGCTGAAGCACATAATGCCGATCTCTATCACGCTATGGATGCAGTGGTCGATAAGCTTGAGCGCCAGGTTGTGAAACACAAAGAAAAGATTCAAGATCATCATCACGAAAAGCATTTTGAGTAA
- the rapZ gene encoding RNase adapter RapZ: MQINLITGISGSGKSVALRAFEDAGYDCVDNLPVSLLENLISTLESEKCERVAVAIDARRGQSIAELPFILENLKRTHQVRILFLNADTNTLVQRFSETRRRHPLSTNARQSQSATLIEAINKERSLLEPLRTQAHSIDTSNLPSHALRSWIQDLLKDKPVGLTVIFESFGFKKGVPSEADLVFDVRCLPNPHYDKILRPLTGNDKPVKEFLEKIPEVISMESDITQFIEKWLPHYIADGRSYLTVAIGCTGGQHRSVYLVNRISEHFRTQRELIDLQLNFLDRHRELDSIPAVKS, from the coding sequence ATGCAAATTAATCTGATTACCGGAATCTCAGGCTCAGGTAAATCAGTAGCCCTGAGGGCCTTTGAAGATGCTGGCTATGATTGCGTCGATAACCTTCCCGTCTCGCTCCTAGAAAACCTTATCAGCACTCTTGAAAGCGAGAAGTGCGAGCGTGTAGCAGTAGCTATTGATGCACGTCGTGGCCAATCGATTGCAGAGCTTCCTTTCATTCTTGAAAATCTGAAGCGTACGCACCAAGTACGCATCTTATTCTTAAATGCAGATACCAATACCTTGGTACAGCGCTTTTCAGAAACTCGCCGACGACATCCCTTATCAACGAATGCCAGGCAATCCCAATCGGCGACATTGATAGAAGCGATTAATAAAGAACGAAGCTTGCTTGAACCCCTGCGCACGCAAGCTCATAGCATTGATACTAGTAACCTACCATCTCACGCCCTACGCTCTTGGATTCAGGACCTACTGAAAGATAAGCCCGTTGGTTTGACAGTCATTTTTGAATCCTTTGGATTTAAAAAAGGCGTGCCTAGCGAAGCAGATCTCGTCTTTGATGTTCGTTGCTTGCCCAACCCCCATTACGACAAAATCTTAAGGCCCCTAACAGGGAACGATAAACCCGTAAAAGAATTTCTAGAAAAAATTCCAGAAGTCATCAGCATGGAAAGTGACATTACACAATTTATTGAGAAATGGTTACCGCACTACATTGCTGACGGACGCAGTTACTTAACGGTTGCAATTGGTTGTACTGGTGGTCAGCATCGCTCGGTCTATCTTGTGAATCGAATTAGCGAACACTTCCGCACCCAAAGAGAATTGATTGATCTACAGCTTAATTTTTTAGACCGTCACCGCGAGCTAGACTCAATCCCTGCAGTAAAATCTTAA
- the hprK gene encoding HPr(Ser) kinase/phosphatase, producing the protein MTQPLLLDRVTAQQIFDDNVSDLKLSWISGLEGADRTFPPEAVKAAAASSDLVGHLNLIHPSRIQIFGVQEVDYHAALEPEQKQEQIANLISKTPPCVIVADGKSADPDLKLFCQRSSTPLFTTSISAAEVIDHLRTYLTKIGAPQITMHGVFMDILGLGVLLTGESGLGKSELGLELISRGHGLVADDAVDFARLGPDYIEGRCPVILRNLLEVRGLGLLDIRTIFGETAVRRKLKLRLIVQLVRRTDGEFERLPLEAQHIDVLGIPIRTVKIQVAAGRNLAVLVEAAVRNTILQLRGIDTLKEFIERQRAQMNTEADAIKSQGRLL; encoded by the coding sequence ATGACCCAGCCATTACTCCTCGATCGAGTAACTGCGCAACAAATCTTTGATGACAATGTTTCTGATCTGAAGCTCTCCTGGATTAGCGGCCTTGAAGGTGCTGATCGTACCTTTCCACCTGAGGCAGTCAAAGCTGCTGCAGCCAGCTCAGACTTGGTGGGTCACTTAAATCTGATTCACCCAAGTCGCATCCAAATTTTTGGTGTACAAGAAGTTGACTATCACGCAGCGCTTGAGCCCGAACAAAAACAAGAGCAAATTGCTAACCTAATTTCTAAAACTCCGCCTTGTGTGATTGTGGCTGATGGCAAGTCCGCAGATCCAGATCTAAAACTATTCTGCCAACGCTCATCCACCCCGCTGTTTACCACGAGTATTTCAGCCGCAGAAGTCATTGACCATTTGCGCACCTATCTCACCAAAATTGGCGCTCCGCAAATTACGATGCACGGGGTGTTTATGGACATCTTAGGCTTGGGCGTTTTATTAACGGGTGAATCTGGCTTAGGCAAAAGTGAGTTAGGTTTGGAATTGATTTCTCGCGGGCATGGTTTAGTTGCTGATGATGCGGTAGATTTTGCACGCTTAGGACCCGACTATATCGAAGGTCGTTGCCCCGTAATTCTTCGTAATCTTCTTGAGGTGCGCGGACTTGGCCTCTTGGACATTCGTACGATTTTTGGTGAAACAGCCGTTCGTCGAAAATTAAAACTGCGCCTTATTGTGCAATTGGTTCGGCGAACCGATGGTGAATTTGAAAGATTGCCACTGGAAGCTCAACATATCGATGTTTTGGGAATTCCGATTCGAACGGTAAAAATTCAAGTGGCTGCTGGACGCAACTTAGCGGTACTGGTAGAGGCTGCAGTCCGGAATACAATTTTGCAATTACGCGGTATTGATACCCTCAAAGAATTTATAGAGCGTCAACGAGCCCAAATGAATACCGAGGCAGATGCGATTAAATCCCAAGGGCGCTTGCTTTAA
- a CDS encoding HAD family hydrolase: MPNAFTTHNTNPLSQYPQAWERAGKVKLLVLDVDGVLTNGQVWIGADGKESLKAFDIQDGLGIKLLEQCGIPTAIITGRNSKMVLARCDELGIKQVHMGVENKALALEEVLKTLGLKASDCAVMGDDWPDLAMMKNAGLRIAPAQAHEAVKEFAHYVTTHAGGNSAVREVSDLILKAQSRYEELLSQARQ; the protein is encoded by the coding sequence ATGCCCAACGCTTTTACTACACACAACACCAACCCTCTGTCACAGTATCCACAAGCCTGGGAGCGCGCTGGCAAAGTGAAGCTGCTAGTTTTAGATGTTGATGGGGTCCTCACCAACGGACAGGTATGGATTGGCGCTGATGGTAAAGAATCTTTAAAGGCATTTGATATTCAAGATGGGTTAGGGATCAAACTTTTAGAGCAATGTGGTATTCCGACAGCCATCATCACGGGCAGAAACTCCAAAATGGTCTTAGCGCGCTGTGATGAATTAGGCATCAAACAGGTTCATATGGGTGTTGAAAATAAAGCGTTAGCTTTAGAAGAAGTTCTAAAAACACTTGGACTGAAAGCCAGTGACTGCGCTGTCATGGGTGATGACTGGCCAGATCTAGCCATGATGAAAAACGCTGGACTACGAATTGCTCCTGCGCAAGCGCATGAAGCTGTGAAAGAATTTGCACATTATGTCACTACGCATGCGGGTGGCAATAGCGCCGTTAGAGAAGTAAGTGATCTGATTCTCAAGGCACAAAGCCGCTACGAGGAATTGCTCAGCCAGGCTCGTCAATAA